CCAGCCCGTTCAGCAGGTCGCGGAGATTGCGGCCTGCCTCCTGCGCCGGAATATAGGCATAGGCGCGGGTGCGGTCGGCCAGCCGCACGCCGTCCCAGCCCAGGACCGTCAGGAGCGCCGGACTCGTGGCGAAACTCCAGTCGTAGTAGGCGAGGGTGTCACTGGCAAACAGCAGTTCCTTCGTGCCGTCGCCGTTCAGGTCCATGAAGCGTACGCCGTAATTCCCCCCCTCGATGATGGCGAGGTTTTCCACGCTTCCCGTGTCCTGAGTGAAGGCGTAGTACGTCACGCAGCAGTGCGCCCCGCCCGAGTAGGTGGAGAGGACCAGTTCCGGCAGGCCGCCGGGCCGCAGCGGTTGCAGTTCGGCCGCCACGTTCCAGCCCTTCACGGTCAGGACGGTCCGGGTGCCGTTCTTCACGACCGCCCGCGCCTCGGCCTCGAAGTTCTCCGCCGGGCGGGGCGTGACCGTGACGGTGAGGTTGCCCCACTTGAGCACCTGCGGCGCGGGTTCTGCTCTCGCGGGAGGAAGCAGGGACAGCAGGGCGGCCAGGAGGACAGGGGCGTTCTTCATGCCGCCCACCTTAACCCTCCAGGGCCAGGGCGAGGCCCAGCAACCGGTCATCCTCGCCGTGCCGCCCGACCAGTTGCACGCCCACGAACGGGGCGGTGGAGGGAAGTGCGACGGTCGGTGCCCCCAGCAGACTGAAGGGCGCGGTCAGGCGCAGCACGGCGCGGCGCAGGGGCAGGCGGCCTTCCCCCACCTCCACCTCCTCCTGCCCGACCAGCGGCGGGGGGGTGGGCACGGCGGGGGCGAGCAGCACGTCGAAGCGCGACAGCAGGTCATCCAGTTGGGCGCGGTATCCGGCGCGGTGGGCAAAGGCGGCCCGCACCTCCTCTTCCGTCAGCGCCTGCCCCTGCCGCAGCGAGGCGTGGGTGAAGGGGAGGAAACCGGGTTCGGTTTCTTTGAGCGCCTCCGAGTGAACCTGCGCCGCCTCGCTCAGCACGATGGGCGAGTAGGCGTCGAGGACTTCGGGGAAGGGGACAGCCTCCACGGTCGCTCCCAGGCCCGCCAGCCGGGCGGCGTAGAGTCGCAGCGCCTCCCGCACCGTGTCGTCCACCCAGCCCTCGGGGAGCCACAGGCCGACCTTCACCCCCGCCCAGTCCTGCGGCGCCACAGTCTGCCCGGTCAGCGCCTCCTGCACCTGCACGATGGTCCGCATGTCCCGCGCGAGGGGTCCCGCGTGGTCGCACGTCCATGACAGCGGCAGCACGCCCTCGGTGCTCCAGGCCGGATGCCCCTTGGTCGGCTTGTAGCCCACCACGCCGCACCAGGCCGCCGGAACGCGGATGCTGCCGCCAGTGTCCGTGCCCAGGGCGAAGTCCACCTGCCACAGCGCGACGCTCACCGCCGCGCCGCTGCTGCTCCCGCCCGGGACGCGCTCCGGGTCGAAGGGATGTGTGGTCCCCCCGAAGCCGTTCATCCCGGTGATGCCCAGCGCGACCTCGTGCAGGTGCGTCTTGCCGACGGCGCTCGCGCCCAGGTCCAGCAGTCGCCGTACCAGCATGCTCTCGCCGGGGTCGGGGACGGGGGCGCGGGTGCTCGCCCGCAGCGGCCATCCCGGCACGCCGTAGAGGTCCTTGACGCTGAAGGTCAGGCCCACGAGTGGCCCCTCCGCCGCGCCGGACAGGGGAGAGGCCGGAAGGTAGGCCCAGGCACGCTGGGGGTCGGGGAGGTCGGGGAAGGTCATGGGACCCAGCGTAAGCCGTGAACGGTGAACTCACGGCCCGGGGCTGCTTCTTGGCGGCTGGAAGGCAGGCTGGTCTGGTGGAGCGGTGGAGGTGGAAGGTGTTCCCCCCACCCCCCACCGGGGGGCAGGGGGAGCTTTCCGCTGCGCTCGGCAAAGGGAGACTCGTTGAGCGGCGGAGGTGCTTGGGGCGTGGACGGTTCCTGCCTGGAACGTGTTGATCTCCGCCGGGCGGCTGCGGGCCTGCGGCCCGAAAGCTCCTCTGCCATGCCTGCACACTTGCAAGGTGGAACCTAGCCGTCGCCTACAGAGTTTTGAAAAGACAAAAGATAGGGGCGCTTCCGCTTGGAACTTATGCGACTGGGAAGAAGAAAGCGTGTAGAACGCTGTTTTTCTCTTCCCCCTTGAGGGGGGAGGCTGGGAGGGGGTGAACAGGCCGGGCATCCCAGCCCCACGTTTCCTCAACTCCCTCGCCCTTCCCCGCCAGAGGTTCGCGTAAGTCCTAAGCGTTGGGAGCGGCAGGGTGGGGAGGAGTCGCGATAGGCGACATCCCCTTTCCCGAAGGCTCTCAGAACGGCAGGATGGCCGGTTGCTGCCACACACCCTGGGTGAACGTGAATGGCCCGAAGGTGGGGTGGCCCAGCACGCCCAGGTCGGCGGTGAAGGTGCCGTCCACGCGGTAGGCCACCTGCTGCCCACGCGCGACCCTCAGGAACGCCCCGGCGGTCTGGAGGGTGACGGGCAGGCTGAGGTTGGCGAGCTGTTCGGCCTCGCCCCGCGCGGGCAGGTTCACGTTGGGCAGGTTCACGCTGCCCACGTTCTGCCCGTCGAGGATGAGCTGGCCGCCGATGTTGGCGAGCCGCACCGGGACGGGATTGGGGTTCCCGACCCGCAGCCGCAGGGTGATGCTCGCCGTCGCGGGGTTCGGGCCGCTGGGCAGGGACAGGCCTGTCAGGCGCACGCTCTGGACCTCGAAGGTCGGCACCTGCACGACCGACTGCGTGGGCGCACATGCCCCCAGCCCGAGCGCGAACAGGGGAGCCAGCAGCAGCTTCTTCATACCGTCAAACTTACCTGCTCCGGGGGAAGCCATTCTGACGGCCCATCAGGAAGGCGGGTTCCCGCCTGCTAGGCTGCCCGCATGAAGCGGATGATGACGGCTCTGGCCCTGGCCGGAGCGTGTGCGGGCGGGGCGGGGGCACTCGCCCTGGACTTCGGCGTGACGTACCGCGCGGGCGCCCCCTGGGACGGCGGCCTGCTGCGGGCCGGAGTCCATGACGTGACCTTCGGGCGCGGCACCCTCTCGGCGGGCGTGTCCAACCGGGCGGTGGAGGTCGGGGTGGTGCAGGGCTTCAGCCTGCCCCCCGCCGGGGCGCTGAGTGCCCGCGCGGACGCCGCGCTGACGTGGTCGGGCGGCGTGCGCCTCTCGTCACGGGCGAATGGAACCCTCGGCCCGGTCGCGCTGGACCTGGGCGGGACCTTCTTCACGGCCCCGGCAGTGAACGTAGACCCGCTGGCCGCCTGGACGCTGGCCCCCACCGACCTTCGGACAGGCGGCTGGAACGCCGATTTCACCGCCCGCTACCGCGTGAACCGCACACTGATCGCCGTCCTGGGAGGTGAGTTCGGGCCGCAGAACCAGGGCCTGTTGGGGGTGGAGTGGCGGCGCGACCTGACGCGCGTGCTGCCCCCCGCCGAGGGGGACGACCCCGACGCCGAACCGGCCACCGAGCGGACGGGCACCCTCGCGCTGCGGCTGGGGGCACGCGCCGGGCAGGACGTGCGGGGCGTGACGGGCGGCGTGACCTACAGTGCCGAGTCGGGCTTCACGGTGGCCCTCGACGCGCTGGCCGGGCCGGGTACCTGGGGCGCGGTGGGCAGCCTGAGTGCCCCGGACGTGCTGGGGGAGGGCAGCACCACGCGGCTGTACCTGGCCTACGAGCCGTGGCGGCGGGCGAGCGCCCCACTGCGGGCCGGGGCCGAGGCCACGCTGCCCGTCGGGCGCGGCACGCTCAGCCTGGACGTGCGCGGCGGGACGGGGGGCCTGGGCGCGCGGGTCGGGTACAGCTTCCCACTGGGCGGCACTTCCCCGGAGCAGCCCTAGGGTCTGTCTGGCTGAATTTGGCAGGATAGGGGGATGGGACGGACGGATTTGACGGAGCAGCAGTGGGCCATTCTGGCCCCACTGCTCCCCAAAAACCCCAAGAAGGGACACGCCTACAAGGACCATAAGCCGGTGCTGAACGGCATTATCTGGCGTCAGAAGACCGGGGCAACGTGGCGAGACATTCCCGAGCGGTATGGGTCGTGGAAGACGTGTCATGACCGCTTCACCCGCTGGTCGCGCAGCGGGGTCTGGGCCGAGATTCTGGCCGCCCTGCACCTGAAAGCGGATGCTGAGGGAAAGATTGATTGGGAAGGCGCGGCGGCGGACAGCACGCACGTCAAAGCCCACCGCGCTGCGGTGGGCGCACGAAAAGAGCCAGCCAAGCTGGAAAAAAGGGGGCGCTCGAAGACGAGTGGCTCGGGATCAGTCGTGGGGGACGCACCACCAAAATCCACGTCCTGATGGATGGGAAGTGTCGGCCCCTCAGTGTGCTGATCTCTGCTGGGCAGGCGAGCGACCCGACCTACCTCGTGCCGCTTCTGGAGGCCGTGCGGGTGGGGCGTCCCGGTCCGGGACGCCCGCGCAAGCGTCCCCCGACCCTTCGGATGGATCGGGCGTATGGGGCGAGGAAATACCGGCGTGCTTTGCGGGCACGCAAGATCAGGTGTGTCTGTCCCGAGCGCCAGGATGCGCGCAAGGCCCGGCTGCGGAAGGGCAAGCGGGGGGGACGCCCCCCAAAATTTGACGCAGAAGCCTACAAAGGCCGCCAGGTCGTCGAACGGGGGATCAATCGCCTCAAGGATTTTCGGGCGATTGCCACCCGGTACGAGAAGCGTGGACACCAGTTTTTAGCCGGTGTCCACCTCGCTTGCATCCTTCTTTGGCTTTGATTCTTCAGCCAGACAGACCCTAGCCGCCGGGCGCGGTGAACGCGGCGTCAGCGTCCCCCCGCCCTTCTCATGAGAGGGGGTGGAAGACTCGGGGGGTGAAGCGATCCCTCTCCCTGCTGACCCTCGCGGTTTCTCTCCTGATGTCAGGCGTGTCCTGTGCGGGCGCGCAGACCGTGCAGGATATCCTGAACCGGGTCGACGCCGCTCAGAAGGCCGCGAAGGACGTGACCTTCCGCCTGCAAGGCAGCGCCACCCTCGAATCCACCCCCCAGAAGATCGACCTGACCGTCAAGAGCATTCCCGCGCAGGGCGTCGCCCGCCTGCAATTCGCCGCGCCCGACGCGCTGGCCGACAACGTGGTCGTGGCCGACCGCAACGAGGTGCGCCAGTACCTCTTCCTGACGAACCAGATCACCGTCACGCCGACCAGGAAGGCGGCCGACAGCGCGGGCTTCGGCGGCCTGGACTTCACGCAGCTCAGCAACGCCGCGACCCTGCTGAACCAGTACAACGTGAAGCTGCTGGGCACCACCACCGTTTCCGGCAAGAAGGTCTACCAGTTGGAGGCGGCGGCCAAGAACGCGAACACCACTGACCGTGCCCGGGTCTGGATCACCGAGGCGGGCTGGCGGCCCACCCGCGTCCAACTGGTCGGCGGTGACAACAAGGTGCTGGCCGATCTGAACGTCACGAACTACAGGGTGAACAGCGGCCTGACCGTCACCGGCCTCCGGGCGCTGCCCAAGGACGCCCAGGTCATCCGCCAGTAGGCCCGCACGGCTGCACTCTGCGGCCTGCCGGAAACGGCGAACGCCCCCGCTGCAATGGCGGGGGCGTTCGCTCTTCCGGGTGTGCGGATCAGCTCAGAACGCGGCGGGCACCGACGAAGCGGCTGGCCCAGTAGGGGTTGCTGAACAGCGGCTCGATCATCGTGCGGCCGTAGAAGCTGTTCGCGTTGGCCATCATGCCGCCCCCGACATAGATACCGACGTGGCTGGCGACGGTCCCCGTGGTGTTGAAGAACACCAGGTCACCGGGTTGCAGGTTCCGGCTGTTGACTGCGGAGCCCGCGCGCCACTGGGCGGCGGCGCTGTGCGGGAGGTTGATCCCCAACTGCTGGAACACCCGCATCGTGAAGCCCGAGCAGTCCAGACCGCCGCCGCCCGCACCGCCGTGCGCGTAGCGGATCCCCAGGAAGCGGGTCGCTGCCGTGCGGACGAAGGCCTGGCCTTTCTGGGGCGCGGCGCTGGCCTGCGCGGGACGCGCCGCCTTCGCCTTTGCCGGAGCTGCCGCCGTGCGCGGAGCAGGCCGCGCCGCTGCCGGACGGCTCGCCGCCGCCCGTGGAGCCGTGGCCGCCGGACGGGTCGCGGGAGTCTGGGTGGCCGGAGCCTGGGATGCCGGAGTCTGGGACGCCGGAGCTTGGGCCGCGTCCCCCACGTTGAGCTTCTGACCGACTTCCAGCGTGCTGCTGCTCAGTCCGTTCAGCCGCATCAGTTCAGCCGGTTCCAGGTTGTGGGTCAGGGCCACCTGATAGAGCGTGTCACCGGCCTTGACCGTGTAGGCAGCGGCGAGGGCGCTACTGCTGCACAACGCGGTCGCCATCAGAAGGGTACGGAACGCTTTCATCGACCCGGGAAGTTTAACCCGCCTTTATTTTATTTTCCTTAATCCTTGGGCGAAGGCCAGGTTTTTATGCGCCTATACGCCCTCTATACGGGCCAAGAATCGATGAATACGGGAAAAATACCAGCCCCGGCTCAAGTTTCTCAGGATATGGCTCATTTGCGCTCTCATTGAAAATATGCTGTCTGGGTGGCGGTAAGTAGGAAAGCTGTGTGAAATCTAAAACTCACGGTTCTCATTTAAGCCAGATAGGGGAGTGCGGACCGTTCTCTGCCCGGGCTGGTCGAGTGTCCCTGTGTCAGTCCGCTCGCGCGGCGGCCTATACTCGCCGCAGCTCTACGCTTCAGGCCGCCCGCGCCCGCCGGAGGACCCATGAAGGAACCGATGACCACTGAACAGCTCCTGCAAGGCCTCAAGCACTACCGCCGCATCGCCCGTCAGGACATGCTGCGCGCCCCCGAAACCCCCCACCCCGACGCCTTCTTGAACCACGCCGAGAGCCGCCGCGAGGTGTACGTCCTGCTGGGCACGTATGCCGAAACCCATGCCCCCGACGAGGTGATCGAGCACGCGCTGGAGCTGTACCGCCAGCTCCCCTTCGTCACCGGGACGGCAGAACACGAACACCCCGACATCAAGGGCCGCGAAAACGCCCTGGAGAACTTCTTCCTCCTGGTCGGCCTCGACCCCAAGGCCCGGCGCGAGGCCCGCAACCACCGCCCCAAGTTGAACGCGGATCAGGGGCAGGGGATGCCTGCCCAGGGGTGACCCCCCAACCGTGCCCCAGCTTCCGCCGCCCGCGCCCCTGCGGCGTTACCCTGCCCGGCATGAGGTGGAGCCCCGCATGACGACGGTGAACGTGGCAGCCCTCCAGGCCCTGGAACTGGAGGCGAAGGGTTGCACCGCCTGCAAGCTCCGCCCCGGCTGCACGCAGGTGGTGGTGGCGGACGGCGACCCGGCCGCGCCGCTGCTGATCGTCGGTGAAGGCCCGGGCGGCGACGAGGACCGGCTGGGCCGCCCCTTCGTGGGCCGGGCGGGGCAACTGCTCGACCGGATTCTGGCCGCCGTCAATCTCACCCGGCAGGACGCCTACTTCACCAACATCGTCAAGTGTCGCCCGCCCGGCAACCGCGCCCCGGAACCCGACGAGACGGCCATCTGCACGGACCTCTGGCTGGAGAGGCAGCTCGCGCTGCTGCGCCCGCGCGTGATCCTCAGCCTGGGCAACACGCCCACCCAGTACCTGCTGGGCATCCGCCAGGGCATCACCCGCACGCGCGGCACCTGGTATCCCTACCGCCACGCGGACGGCCAGGGCGGGACCTACCAGGCCCTCCTGATGCCGATGTTCCACCCCGCCTACCTGCTCCGCAACGACACCCGCGCCCCCGGTGGCCCCAAGAGCCTCACCTGGCGCGATATCCGTGAGGCGGCCGCCGTCCTGCGAGGAGAGAAGGAACCGGAGGGGCTGGTGCCCGCCGCGCCGTCTCCGGCAGGGGGGCAGCCGACGCTGTTTTGAGGGAGTGGCGGCCGTCAACTTAGGACTGGCGCGATTCAGAAGGAGAGGGTCGGGGAGGGGGTGGCCGCCGCTCGGCTGCCCTCAAAACAGGGCAGTCATTGGGTCATCCATTGGCCTCTCTATGCCGGGCCTGTTCACCCCCTCCCAACCTCAACCCTCTCCTGCGGAGCTGTGCCAGTCAAGGGGGAGGGGCTTTTTTATCGCTCCACACGTTGTTTCTTCTTCATGAGAGGCTTACATGCATCACCCAGCCCCTTGTGGGGGATTGGTACAGCTCGCACCGCGAGAGGGTGGGACTCGCAGAGCTGCTTGCAGAGGGGGATGGACGGAGCAGCCGCGGGAAAACGCGATTTCCTTCTGCCGCCGTGAACCACGTTTCGCGTAAATCCTGAGTTTTCAGTGGCCAGCAAGATCACGCGGCCTGCCGCTGCTGATCTTCCAGGGCTGAAAGTGGGTCGCCCTCCCCTCTACACTGCCCCTCATGCCCAACCCCGAATTCGTCGGATTCGTGAACAGCCTGCAAGCCACCGCCGAGGCAGCCCTGGGCGACCTGAATGCCGCCACCGCCAGCGCGGCGCGTGACGGACTGCTGGAGGAAGGCCGGGCGAGGAAGGTGGCCGAGCGTTCCCTGAAACTGCTGACCATGCTGGCCGAGAAGACGCGCGGCAACCTGGATTTCACCGAGGCAGAACTGCTGACGGACGCCATCGGGAGCCTGCGCGCCCGGCTGGGCAACTGATGGGCCGGGGGAACTGACGTGCGCGCCGTTCTTCAGCGGGTCACGCGCGCCACCTGCACCGTGGAGGGCCGCGTGACGGGCCAGACCGGCCCCGGCTTCCTGATCCTGCTGGGGGTGGCGCCGGAGGACACGCCCGAGATCGCCCACCGGCTCGCCGCGAAGATCGTCAAACTGCGGGTGTTTAACGACGAGGCCGGGAAGATGAACCTCAGCGTGCAGGACATCGGCGGGGGCATCCTGAGCGTCAGCCAGTTCACCCTGTATGCCGATACGCGCCGGGGCAACCGTCCGGGCTTCAGCGGGGCCGCCGCGCCCGACCACGCCCGCGCCCTGTACGCCGAATTCAACGCGGCCCTGCGCGCCTGCGGCCTTCCGGTGGGGGAGGGCGTCTTCGGGGCGCATATGACCCTGGACCTGACCAATGACGGCCCGGTGACGCTGATCCTCGACACGGCGGAAGGCTGAGTGACGGGTTGGGGATGTGGGGGCATTTGCGTTGGAAGGCGTCCCCCCCACCCCCAGCTCTCCAGCGCGGGGAAGCTTCAGCTCAGGACTGACGCGATTCAAAAGCCGGGTGCGTGTGGGTGAGGGCCTTTCACTCCTCTGCTGGGCAGCTCTACGAGTCCCCCCTTGTGGGGGAGGCTGGGACTGGTACAGCTCCGCAGGAGAGGGGGGTGGACGGCGCAGCCGTTCTAAGCGGGAAAACGCAGTGCTCCACCACTACCCAGAACAGAGTTTCGCGTCAGTCCTGAGCTTTGGGCGAGGCCGGGGCGGGGAGGCGTCAGGTGACCGACGTTCCCCTTTCACCCGCACTGCCGGGCTGCCCGCTATTCTGCGCCGCATGAGGTTCCGCCACCCCAAGCGCCCCGCCTTGCTGCTCGCCGCCGCGCTCCTGCTGGGGGCAGCGGGAGCGTATACCGTGAAACCGGGAGACACCCTCTTCAGCATCGCGCGGGCACACGGCACCACGGTCGAGGAACTCACGCGCCTGAATCACCTCACGGGCGCGGCCATCGAGGTCGGGCAGACCCTCTGGCTGCCTGGTGAGGTCCCGCCGACACCTGCACCCGCTGCCCAGGCGTCCGATCCCCCGGCGCTGCCGCAGCCCGTTCCGGCCGGGACCTCGCAGATTGCGGGCGTGACCGTCACGGCTCCGGCCCGCCTGCGGATGGGAGACGCCTTCGTGCTGCGCCTCAGCGGGCCGCGGGCCGGGCAGGCCACCGTGCGCTTTCCCAGCGAGGTCGGGGAGGATGTGCGCCTCCCGAACGAGAAACTCACGCCGATTGGGGCGGCGGGCGAGTACGTGGTGCTGGGGCGGGTGGTGCTGGGCAAGACCACGCCCGTCGTGTACGAGGTCAGCGTGGGCGACGATCTGGTGCGCGGCAGTATCCCGGTGGCGGACCTGGGGCAGACGGTGCAGCACCTCAACCTCCCGCCCAGCATCAGCGGCAAGCTCGAAGACCCCGGGCGCAAGGCCGAGGACGCCGCCGTCGAGAAGGCCTACGCCCTGCGGACCCCCCAGGTCTGGACCCGGCCCTTCCAGCCCGCCGTGAATGTCAAGGCCCAGAGCAGCGCCTTCGGCCAGCCGCGCACCTATGTGGCGGGCGGCCCGGTCCTGTACCACTACGGCACCGATTATCCCGCCCCCGTCGGTACCGCCGTGCTGGCCGTGAATGACGGTACGGTGGTGCTGGCGGGCAAGTATCCGGTGCGCGGCGGCCTGGTCGTGATCGACCACGGCGCGGGCCTGACCAGCCTGTACTTTCACCAGAGCAAGGTCCTGGTGAAGCCCGGCCAGAAAGTCACGCGCGGCCAGAAGATCGGTGAGGTGGGCACGACCGGCCTGAGCGCCGGGCCACACCTGCACCTCGAAATGCGCGTGCGCGGCGAGGGCACCAATCCGGCCGGGTGGATGAACCGCATCTGGCCCCGGTAACCCCGGCCCTGGTCAGCACGGTCACCCGTTCAAGCGAGTCAAGAGAGTACGGTGAGACACCGGTGGCCCGCAGGAGGA
The window above is part of the Deinococcus metallilatus genome. Proteins encoded here:
- a CDS encoding FG-GAP repeat domain-containing protein, which gives rise to MKNAPVLLAALLSLLPPARAEPAPQVLKWGNLTVTVTPRPAENFEAEARAVVKNGTRTVLTVKGWNVAAELQPLRPGGLPELVLSTYSGGAHCCVTYYAFTQDTGSVENLAIIEGGNYGVRFMDLNGDGTKELLFASDTLAYYDWSFATSPALLTVLGWDGVRLADRTRAYAYIPAQEAGRNLRDLLNGLGSLSAEELRARLGGYYANMILAGQGTQAEQVLRAQVFTKSAPLRDWFRQHRTGLINATYAQPEGRMQAVNSPTYPLPSPQEGQ
- a CDS encoding amidase, which translates into the protein MTFPDLPDPQRAWAYLPASPLSGAAEGPLVGLTFSVKDLYGVPGWPLRASTRAPVPDPGESMLVRRLLDLGASAVGKTHLHEVALGITGMNGFGGTTHPFDPERVPGGSSSGAAVSVALWQVDFALGTDTGGSIRVPAAWCGVVGYKPTKGHPAWSTEGVLPLSWTCDHAGPLARDMRTIVQVQEALTGQTVAPQDWAGVKVGLWLPEGWVDDTVREALRLYAARLAGLGATVEAVPFPEVLDAYSPIVLSEAAQVHSEALKETEPGFLPFTHASLRQGQALTEEEVRAAFAHRAGYRAQLDDLLSRFDVLLAPAVPTPPPLVGQEEVEVGEGRLPLRRAVLRLTAPFSLLGAPTVALPSTAPFVGVQLVGRHGEDDRLLGLALALEG
- a CDS encoding LEA type 2 family protein — encoded protein: MKKLLLAPLFALGLGACAPTQSVVQVPTFEVQSVRLTGLSLPSGPNPATASITLRLRVGNPNPVPVRLANIGGQLILDGQNVGSVNLPNVNLPARGEAEQLANLSLPVTLQTAGAFLRVARGQQVAYRVDGTFTADLGVLGHPTFGPFTFTQGVWQQPAILPF
- a CDS encoding IS5 family transposase (programmed frameshift) yields the protein MGRTDLTEQQWAILAPLLPKNPKKGHAYKDHKPVLNGIIWRQKTGATWRDIPERYGSWKTCHDRFTRWSRSGVWAEILAALHLKADAEGKIDWEGAAADSTHVKAHRAAVGARKEPAKLGKKGALEDEWLGISRGGRTTKIHVLMDGKCRPLSVLISAGQASDPTYLVPLLEAVRVGRPGPGRPRKRPPTLRMDRAYGARKYRRALRARKIRCVCPERQDARKARLRKGKRGGRPPKFDAEAYKGRQVVERGINRLKDFRAIATRYEKRGHQFLAGVHLACILLWL
- a CDS encoding outer membrane lipoprotein carrier protein LolA, translating into MSGVSCAGAQTVQDILNRVDAAQKAAKDVTFRLQGSATLESTPQKIDLTVKSIPAQGVARLQFAAPDALADNVVVADRNEVRQYLFLTNQITVTPTRKAADSAGFGGLDFTQLSNAATLLNQYNVKLLGTTTVSGKKVYQLEAAAKNANTTDRARVWITEAGWRPTRVQLVGGDNKVLADLNVTNYRVNSGLTVTGLRALPKDAQVIRQ
- a CDS encoding C40 family peptidase, whose protein sequence is MATALCSSSALAAAYTVKAGDTLYQVALTHNLEPAELMRLNGLSSSTLEVGQKLNVGDAAQAPASQTPASQAPATQTPATRPAATAPRAAASRPAAARPAPRTAAAPAKAKAARPAQASAAPQKGQAFVRTAATRFLGIRYAHGGAGGGGLDCSGFTMRVFQQLGINLPHSAAAQWRAGSAVNSRNLQPGDLVFFNTTGTVASHVGIYVGGGMMANANSFYGRTMIEPLFSNPYWASRFVGARRVLS
- a CDS encoding uracil-DNA glycosylase is translated as MTTVNVAALQALELEAKGCTACKLRPGCTQVVVADGDPAAPLLIVGEGPGGDEDRLGRPFVGRAGQLLDRILAAVNLTRQDAYFTNIVKCRPPGNRAPEPDETAICTDLWLERQLALLRPRVILSLGNTPTQYLLGIRQGITRTRGTWYPYRHADGQGGTYQALLMPMFHPAYLLRNDTRAPGGPKSLTWRDIREAAAVLRGEKEPEGLVPAAPSPAGGQPTLF
- a CDS encoding DUF1844 domain-containing protein: MPNPEFVGFVNSLQATAEAALGDLNAATASAARDGLLEEGRARKVAERSLKLLTMLAEKTRGNLDFTEAELLTDAIGSLRARLGN
- the dtd gene encoding D-aminoacyl-tRNA deacylase; the protein is MRAVLQRVTRATCTVEGRVTGQTGPGFLILLGVAPEDTPEIAHRLAAKIVKLRVFNDEAGKMNLSVQDIGGGILSVSQFTLYADTRRGNRPGFSGAAAPDHARALYAEFNAALRACGLPVGEGVFGAHMTLDLTNDGPVTLILDTAEG
- a CDS encoding LysM peptidoglycan-binding domain-containing M23 family metallopeptidase → MRFRHPKRPALLLAAALLLGAAGAYTVKPGDTLFSIARAHGTTVEELTRLNHLTGAAIEVGQTLWLPGEVPPTPAPAAQASDPPALPQPVPAGTSQIAGVTVTAPARLRMGDAFVLRLSGPRAGQATVRFPSEVGEDVRLPNEKLTPIGAAGEYVVLGRVVLGKTTPVVYEVSVGDDLVRGSIPVADLGQTVQHLNLPPSISGKLEDPGRKAEDAAVEKAYALRTPQVWTRPFQPAVNVKAQSSAFGQPRTYVAGGPVLYHYGTDYPAPVGTAVLAVNDGTVVLAGKYPVRGGLVVIDHGAGLTSLYFHQSKVLVKPGQKVTRGQKIGEVGTTGLSAGPHLHLEMRVRGEGTNPAGWMNRIWPR